A part of Aegilops tauschii subsp. strangulata cultivar AL8/78 chromosome 2, Aet v6.0, whole genome shotgun sequence genomic DNA contains:
- the LOC109743157 gene encoding cytochrome P450 709B2, with translation MASFAALPLAALLVLAVSWAWEHLVWRPYAIAKRHRAQGIHGPPYRFLKGSNEEVRRMKAETADVVLDVRDHNYLPRVAPHFLKWRAQYGEPFLFWFGANPRICVFDYEMVRQILSSKSGHFPKNDAHPNVLELLGKGLVLVNGVDWVRHRRVIDPAFAMDKMKAMTKTMVSCAQCTFGVFEEQAAKNTNGEILVEFDKAVQGLTADIISHTAFGSSYKLGMEAFHAQKELQAIAISSLLNVQIPGFSYLPTRRNRLKWMLEKKLRSTLMCIINSRLASRGSGYGNDLLGLMLEACTTTEQGGKQEQLSLSMDEILHECKTFFFAGYETTSILLTWTVFLLSVYPEWQERLREEVLREVGTGNPSGDNLGKLKEMTMVLHEALRLYGPALFMQRKTITDMVVGAITIPKDHAVVIGAPFMHRDKKVWGEDADQFNPTRFANGVARAAKVPHALLAFSIGPRACIGQNFAMLEAKSVMATVLQKFSFTLSPTYVHAPADFLTLQPKFGLPVVMKLLDV, from the exons ATGGCCTCCTTCGCCGCGCTTCCTCTGGCCGCTCTCCTGGTGCTGGCCGTCTCGTGGGCATGGGAGCACCTCGTGTGGAGGCCCTACGCCATAGCCAAGAGGCACAGGGCGCAAGGGATTCATGGCCCCCCTTACAGGTTCCTCAAGGGCTCAAACGAGGAGGTGAGGCGGATGAAGGCGGAGACGGCCGACGTGGTGCTCGACGTTCGCGACCACAACTACCTCCCCAGGGTCGCGCCGCACTTCCTCAAGTGGAGGGCACAGTATG GAGAGCCATTTCTGTTCTGGTTTGGCGCGAATCCCCGGATCTGCGTCTTCGACTACGAGATGGTTCGGCAGATCCTTTCAAGCAAATCCGGACACTTTCCGAAGAACGACGCGCACCCGAACGTGTTGGAATTGCTCGGCAAGGGACTGGTATTGGTGAACGGTGTGGATTGGGTGCGCCATCGCAGGGTCATCGACCCTGCTTTCGCAATGGATAAGATGAAG GCGATGACGAAAACAATGGTGTCTTGCGCCCAATGCACGTTCGGTGTGTTCGAAGAGCAGGCAGCCAAGAACACAAATGGAGAAATCCTAGTGGAATTCGACAAAGCAGTCCAAGGGTTGACAGCAGATATCATATCCCACACAGCCTTTGGAAGTAGCTACAAATTAGGAATGGAAGCCTTCCATGCCCAGAAAGAGCTCCAGGCAATCGCCATATCCAGTTTACTTAATGTGCAGATACCAGGATTCAG CTACCTGCCCACAAGAAGGAATAGGCTCAAGTGGATGCTTGAAAAGAAGCTTAGAAGCACGCTCATGTGTATCATAAACTCGCGGCTAGCGTCGCGAGGGAGCGGATACGGAAATGATCTACTCGGTTTGATGCTTGAGGCCTGCACCACAACAGAGCAAGGGGGCAAGCAAGAGCAGCTAAGCTTGAGCATGGATGAGATCCTACACGAGTGCAAAACGTTCTTCTTCGCGGGTTACGAAACGACGTCGATTCTGCTCACCTGGACAGTGTTCTTGCTCAGTGTGTACCCGGAGTGGCAGGAGAGGCTACGGGAGGAGGTCCTGAGGGAAGTTGGAACGGGTAACCCCAGCGGCGACAACCTCGGCAAACTGAAAGAG ATGACGATGGTCCTCCATGAAGCCCTGAGGCTCTACGGCCCTGCTCTTTTCATGCAGAGGAAGACCATAACTGACATGGTGGTCGGAGCCATAACAATCCCCAAGGACCATGCAGTTGTCATAGGCGCCCCATTCATGCACCGGGACAAGAAGGTCTGGGGTGAGGACGCGGATCAGTTCAACCCGACGAGATTCGCGAACGGGGTCGCGAGGGCGGCCAAGGTTCCACACGCCCTGCTGGCGTTCTCGATCGGGCCGAGGGCGTGCATCGGCCAGAACTTTGCGATGCTCGAAGCCAAGTCGGTAATGGCCACGGTTCTGCAGAAGTTCTCCTTCACTCTCTCCCCGACCTACGTCCACGCGCCTGCGGATTTCCTCACTCTGCAGCCTAAGTTTGGCCTCCCCGTCGTTATGAAGCTGCTGGATGTATGA